A window of bacterium contains these coding sequences:
- the hprK gene encoding HPr(Ser) kinase/phosphatase — protein MTVKEMIEQKKELKFDIISGAEGLDNEIVSHDINRPGLALAGYVEFFGSKRIQVLGKGEMAYLKYLNSDQKRNILEKMFQYEISCFIISWGQEVPDELIEWTTKYKVPLLRSPLPTGILVALLTFYLDQIFAPQITTHGDLVEVHGVGVLILGESGMGKSECAIDLVERGQRLVADDVVRIKRTGPGILIGFPDEKVGYHMEIRGIGIIDIRELFGVGAVSPQAKIELAVKLEIWNPQKEYDRLGIDEEMIDILGVQIPEIVLPLQPGRNIAVIIEIAAMNQRLKRMGKFSAKEFDEKLRKRLLEKVNSEV, from the coding sequence TTGACAGTTAAAGAGATGATAGAACAGAAAAAAGAATTAAAATTCGACATTATATCTGGTGCAGAGGGATTAGATAATGAAATTGTATCTCATGATATTAATCGGCCAGGGTTGGCTTTAGCCGGATATGTAGAATTCTTTGGTTCTAAGAGAATCCAGGTTCTGGGTAAAGGTGAAATGGCATATCTTAAATATTTAAATAGCGACCAAAAAAGAAATATATTAGAAAAAATGTTTCAATATGAAATATCCTGTTTTATTATTAGCTGGGGACAGGAAGTGCCTGATGAACTAATAGAATGGACAACAAAATATAAAGTCCCACTTCTTCGCTCTCCCCTTCCAACAGGAATATTGGTTGCACTACTTACTTTTTATTTAGACCAAATTTTTGCCCCGCAAATAACTACTCACGGTGATTTAGTTGAGGTTCACGGGGTAGGAGTTTTAATCCTGGGAGAAAGTGGGATGGGTAAAAGTGAGTGTGCCATAGATTTAGTTGAACGAGGACAACGGCTTGTGGCAGATGATGTCGTGAGAATTAAACGCACCGGACCTGGTATCTTAATTGGATTTCCAGATGAGAAGGTAGGATATCATATGGAAATTCGTGGTATAGGTATTATTGATATTAGGGAATTATTTGGTGTCGGGGCGGTCTCTCCTCAGGCTAAAATTGAATTGGCAGTAAAATTAGAGATATGGAACCCTCAAAAAGAATATGATAGATTAGGTATAGATGAGGAAATGATAGATATTCTGGGCGTCCAAATTCCTGAAATAGTCCTTCCGCTTCAACCAGGAAGAAATATCGCGGTGATTATTGAAATAGCCGCAATGAATCAAAGATTGAAAAGGATGGGTAAATTCTCAGCAAAAGAATTTGATGAAAAATTACGCAAAAGACTACTTGAGAAAGTGAACAGTGAAGTCTGA